The genomic stretch CCTCAAATTTCCGGATTACCACCTTTTGTGATGTTGATTGGGCAGGGTGCTTGGATACTAGGAGGTCTATTACTGGTTTCTGTGTTTTccttggagatgctctaattTCATGGAAATCCAAGAAGCAGCAAACCATTTCTCGCTCTTTTGCTAAGTCTGAGTACCGGTCTATGGCTTCTACATGTTGTGAAGTAACTTGGTTGCTTGCTTTGCTTAAAGACTTACAGATTGTTCATCCTCAACCAGCTCTCTTGTTTTGTGACAACAAGGCTGCTCTTCATATTGCTGCAAATCCAATGTATCATGAAAGAACCAAACATATCGAAATAGATTGTCATCTAGTTCGTGAGAAAATTCAACTTGGTCTCATTCACACCCTGCATGTTCCTACTCATTCACAACTTGCAGATATTTTTACCAAACCACTTGGTTATGTACAGTTTCATGCACTCTTACCAAAGATAAATATTCTTGGCATATTCATCTTAAGGGGGAGTAACAGCAGCTCAAATTGAATCATGTGTAATACTTAGTTAAAGTAGTTTACAGTTTACTAGTTGGTTAGAGAAGTTTATTCAGTTAGTAAGTTAAGCTAGTTAGTTTAATTAGTTTGCATGCAACTGATTAATACTCTATTGCTCCAGTAGAAAACAGGGCAGCTATATATACTTGTAAAGTGATTCTTTGAAAGTGAATGAGAATGATTCAAAACTTCCTCCATAATTCATCTTCCAACAGTCTTGACCCTGTCTTGACCATGATTGAACTATCTTGACCCTTCCAACTCTCTTGGTGTAAACTACTGAATCTTGCATTGTTTGTGATCTTACCGTTAGATTTTAGAAAGATAGCATATGTGCAAATATACTGAAAACATGTGTACTCGAATCCTTGTATCAATAGAAATGGTGGCATTTGGGCATTCATGAACTTGAAGCGAtgtgaaaagtgtttttaatgaGAATAATTTTAGAACATAATGGAGCCATGTTGTTCCTATGCTTTATGTTAAGTTGTGATAAACATGTCTAATCATGTTGTTCCTACGCTTTATGTTCTGCCTTTCCATCATCTCCATTGGTAATTACTGTAATTATTGTCATCTATCGCATATCAACAGAGGTAGAGTTTGAACTTCTGCAGAATTTCGAATTCTGCAAGTGCGATCCTATATCTATTGGATTTGAAGACAATGTTTTATCTATCAGATCAANNNNNNNNNNNNNNNNNNNNNNNNNNNNNNNNNNNNNNNNNNNNNNNNNNNNNNNNNNNNNNNNNNNNNNNNNNNNNNNNNNNNNNNNNNNNNNNNNNNNAAAATAGTTAccatgcaaaaggaaaatattttccttcatGAAAATATCTTTTTATAAATGGTCGTTTAATTAGTTTGGTTTAAAGATGAAAGTGATGTACATGTTCTCAAAGCACCAAAGCAAGATGGCTATGCTGATATTATACTCCAAAGTAGTAGCATTTTTTTTGTATCTCAACAACGCAACTTTCACATCCATCTCATTTTCACGTACGTTGCTTCTAATTAAATTGAAGCAATATATATAGTTGAGAGGATATTGGTAATGCAAACACGAATTGGACTTCTTACATCAAACTCCACCAAAGTTTGTTTGTACAAGAATTTCGCGAAGAAAGATAAAAAGCATAACTGAAATATGTCACTTGTGCTTTCGTAACCTGCTTGCTAGCTTCATTTTACACAACAAACCAGTAGAATGGTAGATACTTGTCTATTTTTTAAGGTACACGGTCAAATTCCTTCTATCTCTGTAACACATATAGGGTTGAATCCGAAGTGGCCACACGTGTATATCCACCCATTTCTTCTTATCCGATTGAATTAATATTAAGtgagtttaattatttaattaatattttaacatatcaAACACAAAACTATTGATTATTTGACCAAGGAAATTAAGAAATCCTCATGATCAGGTTGCCcgtaaaagagaaatgctaaattaAAACATGCTTAATTTTTTAAGCAATCCTTTAAATAGAAGTAGAACTTTAGCTTAATTGATGTATAATATGGTAATAATGTCAAGCACTACTACCAcaataatttaaactaatatTAATGTTACGTGCCAAGTATATATATGGGGAGGAGATGTATATATCTAccttattttattactttttaacaaTAAATATGAGTTTTCCCACACGCTTCTTGTTTAGACTAAAATTTGGACTGTTTAAcgacaaaaaaacaaagtcaaGTATTTCATTGAAGATATTGGTTAAGACATCTAACTCACATTTTCAATCACCATGCCTCAAAGGTGGGGCGGGTTAATACTTGGAAGTGTTAAATAAGTCATGTATCGAAGTAGGGGTTGTAATTCGTGTTCATGTGTAGGACGTTTGTGTTGTATTAGGTCaggttaatttaattaaatggatcaagCCTTTTAACCTTAACTccttaattttgtattaggttCATAATAGATTGATGGCTTGTGTCAAAACATAATTATAAAACTATTAGGTTAATGCTAATTccaccaatttaattaattaaaagggtcaaattcttttaatttcaaaatgagCTTAGTGTGAAAAATTGTTACCCTTGCCTCAAAGCATGGATTAGAAATAAAGCCCACATTTCTGAAAAGTAGAAGCGATGCTTTCCAATTGTCTTCCATTTTACGTAAACGCAACCTGCTGTATGTGTATCTCATCAGCCCTATATATACCCCAGAAGAGTTAGTTGCCGCTTGCAAGAATCCCTCCCACCAAACACAATCTCGATCCGATCCAATGGGTGCAGCCAACTCTTCCTCCAAGTCCAAGGCAAGCTCCCAGAAAACCATCAAAGACAAAACATTATCAGGAGTTGGCAACCTCGTCAGGCTCCTCCCGACCGGCACTGTCTTCTTGTACCAGTTCCTCAGCCCTGTGTTTTCCAACAATGGCCACTGCAACACAATCAACAAGTATCTCACCGCCATTCTTGTTGGTCTGTGCGGGTTGTCTTGCTTCTTTTCCACCTTCACAGACAGCTACGTCGGAGATGATGGTCAAACGCACTACGGGGTTGCAACAACCAAGGGTCTTTGGCCGTCGCCGGAGTCTAAGAGCGTGGACTTGCCGACGTATAAGCTTCGGTTTGCTGACTTCGTCCACGCCTTTTTCGCGGTGATTGTGTTCGCGGCTTTGGTGCTTTTGGATGGCAATACGGTGGGGTGCTTCTATCCTGCGTCTAAGTCCATTGAGAAGACTTTGATCCAGGTGCTGCCACCTGTTGTTGGTGCGGTTTCTAGTGTGGTTTTCTTCTTGTTCCCTGATAAGCGCCATGGAATTGGATACCCTGCAAATGAGTCTTCAAAGAATTCCAACTCTGGTGGAGAAGCATCTACCACGAAAGCCTAATTATGGaagtttgtgtttgtgtgtggtttttttcttcttgtgcGATTGTATTCGATCATGTTTGCTTGTCTAAATTAAGGTTTGAGATATGTTTGGTGGCATCAGTTGTAATTGTAACTTGTAATTTTATTGAtagtttatgtatatttttaatgcaaaataGCTAATCAAATCatactttatctagtttaactaatgagttttaaaagatatcaTTAATCTgattatctaattttttttttaatctatattatttatattttattttattttattttattaggattgtatttttcctaaagatcctattttttaacttttgagaaaaaagatatGTACAGAGAGAATTagtaagagaaaattttgggaaattaAAAGAGAGCTGTGGTAGAGAAATAGTATgagaaaattttaggaaaagagagatgtggatagagaaatagtatattaatgagatagATCGATGTGTACACAGTGCTTGTTACATGTAGCGGTGCACAATTcataaatgcaacaaaaatgtattttacatTTAAGATGCATAATCGgatgtaaatattttttagtgttttgcttagataaaaataagaaatgacTAAGCCACTGTGAGTGCTCTAACAAAAGGTAGTACTCTTGGATTCAATTCATGGAAGGGATTCATTCCCAAAAGGAATGTTGTCTCCATATATTGTAATTTGTATGTGttggaagggaaaaaaaaaaaattaattgtatgTGTTGATTATCTGAACCGGCCCAACAATTCCACCCACATCGATCGACCCAGCCTCTCTCCATGGCCTCTTTAGTCAAACAAGGCCAATGGACCCACTCCAGGCCTACCCACTATGCACCTTCAAGCCCATGGGCAGAGAAGCCCACTCTTGGCCCAACTTGGCTTCGATATGTTGCCCCCTCAAACTACCCAGCTTAAATAACCAAACATCCATGGATCAGCTACTCATACTTGGCCCAAGGCCCCAAGCCATCCATCCTCCCGTCCTCAAGCCCACAAACACCTCCCCATCCCTTCCTATGCTTGCATCCGATAGCCAAACTATCCAAAATCCTATCAAATGTGacttgacatttaaaattattaaattaaaatttaataataattttaaaatgcagGAACATAAGAAAATTCTATTACGCTTCTCTGACcgagaagaaaattaaaacaagagGTCACATCGCCCCAAGCCATCCATCCTTCTGTCCTCAAGCCCACAAACACCTCCCCATCCCTTCCTATGCTTGCATCCGATAGCCAAACTATTTAGAATTCTATCAAATGTAacgtgacatttaaaattattaaattaaaatttaataataattttaaaatgtaggaACGTAAGAAAATTCTATTACGCTCCTATGACcgagaagaaaattaaaacaagagGTCACATCAAATATTGTTCCACGTGAAGAAAATGTTCCCCAAAAGAGAATTTTGTGTTGGAGATTTCAAAGAAAGAGAGCGGCGGCagtataattaattaagggaaaaaGCTCAAGGTTTCTACGCATTTTTGTGGCGAAGGTCATTGAGAGGAAAAGTCAGCCATTATTGCCATGCAAGTTGGTTAAACCAGCCAATCTGATCTCCTACTTGCACAAGCACAAGGACAGGGAAGAAAACAAACCATATTAAACCAGCCAATCTGATCTCCTACTTGCACAAGGACAAGGACAAGGAAGAAAACAAACCATATTAATGGATCCGCGTGAGTGACTTGAGAGGTGGAGGATTGAAACCATATCcaataatttctctttcatatttctCGTCAAAAAAAACGGCTATAATAAGAGTACTATAAATTATACCCAAATGGTACGTAGGTTGCATTGCATAATCGGAAAACAATCTTGATGGCTGCAGCATTGCCGGCGGGGCTTGGTGACATCATCAAGGTCCTTCCCACTGGCACAGTGTTCCTGTTCCAGTTCTGCAGCCCCATCCTGTCCAACTATGGGAATTGCCAATCCTTCAACAAGTATCTCACCGCCTTTCTTGTCGGCTGCTGCGGCTTGTCttgcttcttttcttcatttacAGACAGTTGTGTCgttcaaaacaaaatctactATGGGTTTATAACACCCAAGGGTGGTCTTTGGCCCTCGCCCCCGACAGAGCCTCCGTCTGGGAAGGTGAACCAGGTGCCGGAAAAGATTGGATTTACAGACTTTGTCCATGCTATTTTGGCGGTGATAGTGTTCGGAGCAGTGGTGCTTTTGGACACAAATACTGAGAATTGCTTCTATCCGGTGACTGAGTCAACTCATAAGACTCTACTCTCGGTCGTGCCGGCAATTGTTGGTGCCGTTTGTAGTGTGCTTCTACCCTTGTACCCTTGCAAGCGA from Corylus avellana chromosome ca1, CavTom2PMs-1.0 encodes the following:
- the LOC132167872 gene encoding protein DMP2-like; protein product: MAAALPAGLGDIIKVLPTGTVFLFQFCSPILSNYGNCQSFNKYLTAFLVGCCGLSCFFSSFTDSCVVQNKIYYGFITPKGGLWPSPPTEPPSGKVNQVPEKIGFTDFVHAILAVIVFGAVVLLDTNTENCFYPVTESTHKTLLSVVPAIVGAVCSVLLPLYPCKRHGIGYPSPISKSQKSNASGSKMPLTREPKEGDVSGSEIPLTGEPKEGGLVHTQV
- the LOC132167245 gene encoding protein DMP2-like, which produces MGAANSSSKSKASSQKTIKDKTLSGVGNLVRLLPTGTVFLYQFLSPVFSNNGHCNTINKYLTAILVGLCGLSCFFSTFTDSYVGDDGQTHYGVATTKGLWPSPESKSVDLPTYKLRFADFVHAFFAVIVFAALVLLDGNTVGCFYPASKSIEKTLIQVLPPVVGAVSSVVFFLFPDKRHGIGYPANESSKNSNSGGEASTTKA